In Miscanthus floridulus cultivar M001 chromosome 5, ASM1932011v1, whole genome shotgun sequence, one genomic interval encodes:
- the LOC136454392 gene encoding uncharacterized protein, translating into MPDVNKKGSLKCNYCDNTYHGGITRIKYHLGKVPKCGVAKCTKVPSDVQKEMVKLLSKKMDNKQRKSKEKEDDRAEVDLSHSKGEEQSDEELNSVIVLKKVSGKGASSGPIDKFCKLTPEEIVAARKGKSVVADKVQSKLSTEKREEKRDRACEYICQFFYEASIPHNAVTLPSFDLMLEAIGDFGRNLRGPTPYEMSGKFLQKRKRKVQDLLKSHQESWELNGCSVMTDAWTDKRGRGVMNLVVHSAYGVCFLDSVDCSAVKKDGRYIFELVAKCIEEIGVQNVVQVVTDNARPNETAASLLKAKHPSIFWNGCAAHTIDLMLEDIGKMPRVATTISKAKCLTVFLYGHTRVLNLMRKYLSRDLVRCGVTRFATAYLNLKSLLENKKQLQRLFREDDLSELGYLKSVKGKKANKIVRSETFWKGVETAVNYFEPLATVLRRMDSDVPAMGFLYGYLLEPKNEISKRFNNDSKKFEEVFHFIDKRWDSKLKTPLHWAGYYLNPFYYYQNKKDIEENESFRDGVITCITKLVPNEDTQDKIIEELQKFQDAEGSFGKDIAKRQCKNIHFDPAKWWLNHGSSAPNLRKLAARILSLTCSSSACERCWSSFEQVHTKRRNRLLHDRMRDLVFVKFNSKLRQKKDNKDRDPLEKPVRDALEDEDNEWITGIEPTEVDLEQEGEIGASSQGVAAAPQG; encoded by the exons ATGCCAGATGTGAACAAGAAAGGTTCTCTCAAGTGCAACTACTGTGACAACACTTATCATGGTGGAATAACTAGAATCAAGTACCACCTTGGTAAAGTTCCTAAATGTGGTGTTGCAAAGTGTACTAAAGTTCCATCTGATGTGCAAAAAGAAATGGTTAAGTTGCTATCAAAGAAGATGGATAACAAGCAAAGGAAGAGTAAGGAGAAAGAAGATGATAGAGCTgaagttgatttgagccattctaAAGGAGAGGAACAGAGTGATGAAGAACTCAATTCAGTTATTGTGTTGAAGAAGGTGAGTGGCAAAGGTGCTTCTTCAGGTCCTATTGATAAGTTCTGTAAACTGACACCAGAAGAAATAGTGGCTGCAAGGAAGGGCAAATCTGTTGTTGCTGATAAGGTTCAATCCAAGCTGTCAACTGAAAAAAGGGAAGAGAAGAGGGACAGAGCATGTGAGTACATCTGTCAGTTTTTTTATGAAGCTAGTATCCCACACAACGCTGTTACACTACCTAGCTTTGATCTTATGCTTGAGGCTATTGGAGACTTTGGCAGAAACTTGAGAGGGCCAACTCCATATGAGATGAGTGGGAAATTCTTACAAAAAAGGAAGAGGAAAGTGCAGGATTTATTGAAGTCTCACCAAGAGTCTTGGGAGCTAAATGGATGCTCAGTTATGACAGATGCTTGGACAGACAAGAGAGGTAGAGGTGTGATGAATTTGGTAGTTCATAGTGCATATGGAGTTTGTTTTCTTGATTCAGTGGATTGCTCAGCTGTGAAGAAAGATGGCAGATACATTTTTGAACTGGTTGCTAAATGTATTGAGGAAATAGGGGTGCAAAATGTAGTTCAAGTTGTGACTGACAATGCAAGACCAAATGAGACAGCAGCAAGTTTGTTGAAAGCAAAGCACCCCTCTATTTTCTGGAATGGTTGTGCTGCCCATACCATTGATCTAATGCTGGAAGACATAGGAAAGATGCCAAGAGTGGCAACAACAATTAGCAAAGCAAAGTGCTTGACTGTTTTTCTGTATGGCCATACTAGAGTTTTGAACCTGATGAGGAAGTATCTTTCTAGAGATTTGGTGAGGTGTGGTGTCACAAGGTTTGCTACAGCTTATCTGAACTTGAAGAGCTTGCTAGAAAACAAGAAGCAATTGCAGAGGCTTTTTAGGGAAGATGACCTCAGTGAACTAGGCTACCTAAAGAGTGTCAAAGGGAAGAAAGCAAACAAGATTGTGAGGTCTGAAACTTTCTGGAAAGGAGTTGAGACTGCTGTTAATTACTTTGAGCCATTAGCTACTGTGTTGAGGAGAATGGACAGTGATGTGCCAGCAATGGGGTTCTTGTATGGGTATCtactagagcctaagaatgagaTCTCTAAGAGGTTTAACAATGACAGTAAAAAGTTTGAGGAAGTTTTTCACTTCATTGACAAAAGGTGGGACAGTAAGCTGAAGACACCTTTACATTGGGCTGGTTACTACTTGAACCCTTTCTATTATTATCAAAACAAGAAGGATATAGAGGAGAATGAATCATTTAGAGATGGTGTAATAACTTGCATTACAAAGCTTGTTCCAAATGAAGACACTCAGGACAAGATTATAGAAGAGCTTCAAAAGTTTCAGGATGCTGAAGGATCCTTTGGCAAAGACATTGCTAAAAGGCAGTGCAAAAATATTCATTTTGAtccag CTAAGTGGTGGCTGAATCATGGAAGTAGTGCACCAAACCTCAGAAAGTTAGCTGCTAGAATTCTAAGTTTGACATGCAGTTCATCAGCTTGTGAGAGATGCTGgagttcatttgaacaa GTCCACACAAAGAGACGCAACAGGCTGCTTCATGACAGAATGAGGGATCTTGTGTTTGTCAAGTTCAACTCAAAACTGAGGCAAAAGAAGGACAACAAGGACAGAGATCCCCTTGAGAAACCTGTTCGTGATGCTTTAGAAGATGAAGACAATGAGTGGATCACTGGCATTGAGCCAACAGAAGTAGATCTAGAGCAGGAAGGAGAAATTGGAGCATCATCACAGGGAGTTGCAGCTGCACCTCAAGGATAA
- the LOC136449660 gene encoding eukaryotic translation initiation factor 3 subunit A-like codes for MATFAKPENALKRAEELIHVGQKQAALQALHDLITSRRYRSWQKPLEKIMMKYVELCVDLRKGRYAKDGLIQYRIVCQQVNVSSLEDVIKHFMQLSNEKAEQAKSQAEALEDALDVEDLEADNRPEDLMLSFVSGEKGKDRSDKEVVTPWFKFLWETYRTVLEILRNNSKLEALYAMTAHRAFHFCKQYKRTTEFRRLCEIIRNHLANLNKYRDQRDRPDLTAPESLQLYLDTRVEQLKVATEVSLWQEAFRSVEDIHGLMSMVKKMPKPSVLVVYYAKLTEIFWISDSHLYHAYAWLKLFNLQKSYNKNLSQKDLQLIASSVLLAALSVAPYDQKYGASHFEAENEKERNMRMANLVNFSLDSKRENREMPSRASLLSELVSKGVLSCASQEVRDLYNLLEHEFLPLDLASKVQPLLSKISKIGGKLSSASSVPEVKLSQYISALEKLTTLRVLQQASFIFQSMKIDMLSRMIPFFDFSVVEKISVDAVKHNFVAIKVNHLSGAVHFGTVDIESDGLSDHLSVLADSLNKARNHIRPPVKKLTKLGESLISLAGIVENEHKRLLARKSIIEKRKEELERKILEKEKEEETKRMNSQRKTADEERVRLLNEQKQREHERIRREIEEKNKAEAKKLLEDLKKAGKKHVVVEGELTKEAIMELALNEQLKERQEMEKKLQRLAKTMDYLERAKRQEEAPLIEQAFEKRLEEEKILHEQEQLREIELSKQHHAGDLQEKNRLSRMLEHKNAFQEKIVQRREAEFGRLKKERDERISQLISSRKRERETVRKLMYYLNLEEQRTERLREEEEARKREEEERRKREEAERKAKLDAIAEKQRLREMELEEKAKTSREKLLKGSEAVHTPDSTPVAQPPREPAAAPAAAAAAAAPAPGRYVPKFKLSGDRGSSSGGSQRPTDVRSRDEDRWGPPGGSQRPTDVRPRDEDRWGPPGGSRRPTDVRPRDEDRWGPRGERSRPDECSLRQDGPPARQDAPPPRQDGPPPATDRWRGGSRFSSNSSSSSSTWSTRPRN; via the exons ATGGCGACTTTTGCGAAACCTGAGAACGCACTCAAGAGAGCTGAAG aatTGATTCATGTTGGGCAAAAGCAGGCTGCTCTCCAGGCTTTACATGATCTCATTACCTCGAGAAGGTACAGATCATGGCAAAAGCCTCTTGAAAAGATCATGATGAAGTATGTAGAACTCTGTGTTGACCTGAGGAAAGGAAGATATGCAAAAGATGGTCTTATTCAGTATAGGATTGTCTGCCAGCAAGTAAACGTGTCATCCTTGGAGGATGTCATAAAGCACTTCATGCAGCTTTCCAATGAGAAAGCTGAACAAGCTAAGAGCCAGGCAGAAGCCCTGGAAGATGCTTTGGATGTTGAAGATCTGGAAGCAGACAACCGTCCCGAGGACCTGATGCTCAGTTTTGTTAGTGGGGAGAAAGGAAAGGACCGATCAGATAAAGAGGTTGTCACTCCTTGGTTTAAGTTCCTCTGGGAGACATACAGGACGGTTCTTGAGATACTAAGGAACAATTCAAAGCTTGAAGCGTTATATGCT ATGACTGCTCATAGGGCTTTTCATTTCTGTAAGCAGTATAAGAGAACAACTGAATTCCGTAGGTTGTGTGAGATCATCAGAAATCATCTTGCCAATCTCAACAAATATCGCGATCAAAGAGATCGGCCTGATCTGACTGCACCTGAAAGTTTACAACTGTATCTTGATACACGTGTTGAACAGCTTAAAGTTGCTACAGAGGTTTCCCTATGGCAG GAAGCCTTCCGATCTGTGGAAGATATCCATGGTttgatgagcatggtgaagaAAATGCCCAAACCTTCTGTCTTGGTGGTGTATTATGCAAAATTAACTGAAATTTTCTGGATATCTGATAGCCACCTTTATCATGCGTATGCATGGCTCAAGCTTTTCAACTTGCAAAAGAGCTACAATAAGAACTTGTCACAGAAGGATCTACAATTAATAGCATCTTCTGTCTTGCTCGCTGCACTATCTGTGGCACCTTATGACCAAAAATATGGTGCATCTCATTTTGAGGCAGAGAATGAGAAGGAGCGTAACATGCGGATGGCCAACCTTGTTAACTTCTCGCTTGATTCCAAGCGTGAAAATAGGGAAATG CCTTCAAGAGCATCTCTTCTATCCGAATTG GTGTCCAAAGGAGTCCTTTCATGTGCTTCCCAAGAAGTGCGAGATTTATACAACCTTTTGGAACATGAGTTTCTCCCTCTGGACCTTGCATCAAAAGTTCAGCCACTTCTTTCAAAGATTTCAAAGATTGGAGGGAAGCTTTCATCAGCTTCTTCTGTTCCAGAGGTTAAGTTATCTCAGTACATATCAGCATTGGAGAAGCTGACAACATTGAGAGTGCTGCAACAG GCCTCTTTTATTTTCCAGTCAATGAAGATTGATATGCTCTCAAGAATGATCCCTTTCTTTGACTTCTCTGTTGTGGAGAAGATTTCTGTTGATGCTGTGAAACACAATTTTGTTGCTATAAAAGTTAACCATTTATCAGGAGCTGTTCATTTTGGTACTGTG GACATAGAATCTGATGGATTAAGTGATCACCTTAGTGTTCTGGCTGATTCATTAAATAAAGCGAGGAATCATATTCGTCCACCAGTGAAAAAGCTGACTAAACTCGGTGAAAGTCTCATTAGTTTGGCTGGAATAGTGGAGAATGAACATAAGAGGCTTCTTGCAAGAAAGTCCATCATTGAAAAGCGCAAAGAAGAGCTTGAGCGCAAAATATTGGAGAAG gaaaaagaagaagaaacaaaGAGAATGAACAGTCAAAGGAAAACTGCGGACGAGGAAAGGGTGAGGCTTCTCAATGAACAGAAGCAGAGGGAGCACGAGCGGATTCGTAGAGAGATAGAGGAAAAaaataaagcagaagcaaaaAAGTTGCTAGAAGACTTGAAGAAAGCAGGGAAAAAACATGTCGTTGTTGAAGGG GAGCTTACCAAGGAGGCCATCATGGAATTGGCATTGAATGAACAGTTGAAGGAGCGCCAGGAAATGGAGAAAAAACTGCAGAGGCTTGCAAAAACAATGGATTATCTGGAAAGGGCAAAAAGGCAGGAAGAGGCACCACTGATCGAGCAAGCTTTCGAGAAACGTCTTGAGGAAGAGAAGATCCTTCACGAGCAAGAGCAGCTT CGGGAGATTGAACTCAGCAAGCAACACCATGCTGGCGACTTGCAAGAGAAAAATAGACTTTCTCGAATGTTGGAACACAAG AATGCTTTCCAGGAGAAAATCGTCCAACGTCGTGAAGCTGAGTTTGGTCGtctgaaaaaagagagagatgaacGGATCAGTCAgctgatatcatcaagaaagcgtGAAAGGGAGACAGTAAGGAAATTGATGTATTATCTGAACCTGGAGGAACAGCGGACTGAAAGGCTTCGCGAGGAAGAGGAAGCTAGAAAACGTGAAG aggaagagaggaggaagagagaggaggcTGAAAGGAAAGCTAAGCTTGATGCTATTGCTGAAAAGCAGCGACTGAGAGAGATGGAGTTGGAGGAGAAGGCAAAGACGAGCAGGGAGAAGCTCTTGAAGGGATCTGAGGCTGTGCACACTCCTGATTCTACACCTGTTGCACAGCCACCTCGTGAGCCAGCAGCAGCCCctgctgcagctgcagcagcCGCTGCTCCAGCTCCTGGTAGATATGTTCCTAAGTTTAAACTCAGCGGCGATAGGGGCAGCAGCTCTGGTGGCAGCCAGAGACCAACAGATGTGCGTTCACGCGATGAAGACCGCTGGGGTCCACCTGGTGGGAGCCAGAGACCAACAGATGTGCGCCCACGGGATGAAGACCGCTGGGGTCCACCTGGTGGCAGCCGGAGGCCAACAGATGTGCGCCCACGCGATGAAGACCGCTGGGGTCCACGTGGAGAGCGCTCGCGCCCTGATGAGTGTTCACTCAGGCAAGATGGCCCTCCTGCGCGACAGGATGCACCCCCACCCCGCCAAGATGGCCCTCCTCCGGCTACTGACCGCTGGCGTGGTGGATCAAGGTTTTCCTCAAACTCTTCATCCTCCTCATCGACCTGGTCTACCAGGCCACGGAACTGA